The following proteins come from a genomic window of Geomonas sp. RF6:
- the mrdA gene encoding penicillin-binding protein 2 gives MWLSMGAFFMFFLLLARLWYLQVIATADLQNQSENNRLRFVPVAAPRGAILDRNGKVLVSNTPSFSVAVIPKDVKDKVQLVGNLSRYLGVDEQEILDKWRKSEGRAKYYPLVVASNITRDQLEFLEENRLALSGVNIEMKPVRAYANGLLASHLLGYIGEISEDELTNENFKEYNPGDYIGKSGIERAWERSLHGVDGGRQIEVDARGRFLRTVEETNSAVGNSIVLTLDLDVQKAAEEALGESAGAAVAMDVRTGEILAFASTPGYDPTLFAGRMPKDKWKEYLEDKRRPLENKALKGLYPPGSTFKIVTAIAGLEEGLIDEHSAVSCPGYYKFGNATFRCWDKRGHGHVELRKALRESCDVYFYKLAERLGVDRIAKYAKLLGLGAPVGVGLEKEKSGVIPTQEWKLKRYGKKWFQGETLSVGIGQGYVLTTPLQLMSMMSAVAADGVRYQPHLVKRIVDSEGKALQEFAPKVVGQSGIKPQNLRLVKEGLWAVVNEAHGTGAMARLAEVQVAGKTGSAQVVKQKTRGGSLAYEFRDHALFVAFAPYQNPEIAVSVVVEHGEHGGSAAAPVAGKILRAYFESKGVIKKPVPKRSTVPEGEQPGEGDQPALEKPGSVDAKAPAINVPKEALPGRSVPVVKADQ, from the coding sequence ATGTGGCTTTCCATGGGCGCGTTTTTCATGTTCTTCCTCCTTCTGGCCCGGCTCTGGTACCTGCAGGTCATCGCTACCGCGGACCTGCAGAACCAGTCGGAAAATAACAGGCTGAGGTTCGTGCCGGTGGCGGCGCCGCGCGGTGCGATACTGGACCGAAACGGCAAGGTCCTTGTCTCCAACACCCCTTCCTTCAGCGTCGCGGTCATCCCGAAGGACGTGAAGGACAAGGTGCAGCTGGTAGGTAACCTCTCTCGCTATCTCGGGGTCGACGAGCAGGAGATCCTCGACAAATGGCGCAAGAGCGAGGGGAGGGCGAAGTACTACCCTCTCGTTGTCGCCTCCAACATCACGCGCGACCAGCTGGAGTTCCTGGAGGAGAACCGGCTCGCCCTCTCCGGGGTGAACATCGAGATGAAGCCGGTGCGCGCCTACGCCAACGGTCTGCTCGCTTCGCACCTCCTGGGGTACATTGGGGAGATCTCCGAGGACGAGCTCACCAACGAGAACTTCAAGGAGTACAATCCCGGCGACTACATCGGTAAAAGCGGCATCGAAAGGGCCTGGGAGCGCTCCCTGCACGGCGTCGACGGAGGGCGCCAGATCGAGGTCGACGCGCGCGGGCGCTTCCTGCGCACGGTGGAGGAGACGAACTCCGCCGTCGGCAACAGCATCGTTCTCACCCTCGATCTCGACGTGCAGAAAGCCGCCGAGGAGGCTCTCGGGGAGAGTGCCGGCGCGGCAGTCGCCATGGACGTGAGGACCGGCGAGATCCTCGCTTTTGCCAGCACCCCGGGATACGACCCGACCCTCTTCGCCGGCCGCATGCCGAAGGACAAGTGGAAGGAATACCTGGAAGACAAGAGGCGCCCCCTGGAGAACAAGGCGCTGAAGGGGCTTTATCCCCCCGGGTCGACCTTCAAGATCGTCACCGCCATCGCGGGGCTGGAGGAGGGGCTGATCGACGAACATTCGGCGGTGAGCTGCCCCGGCTACTACAAGTTCGGCAACGCGACCTTCCGCTGCTGGGACAAGAGGGGGCACGGGCATGTGGAGCTCAGGAAGGCGCTGCGGGAGTCGTGCGACGTCTACTTTTACAAGCTGGCGGAACGCCTCGGGGTGGACCGCATAGCGAAATATGCGAAGCTTCTGGGACTCGGGGCGCCGGTCGGGGTGGGGCTGGAGAAGGAAAAGAGCGGCGTCATCCCCACCCAGGAGTGGAAGCTGAAGCGCTACGGCAAGAAGTGGTTTCAGGGTGAGACCCTCTCGGTCGGGATCGGGCAGGGATACGTGCTGACCACCCCGTTGCAGCTCATGTCCATGATGAGCGCAGTAGCCGCCGACGGCGTGCGCTACCAGCCGCACCTCGTGAAGCGTATCGTCGACTCCGAGGGGAAGGCCCTGCAGGAATTCGCTCCGAAGGTGGTGGGACAGTCCGGGATCAAGCCGCAGAACCTGCGCCTGGTGAAGGAAGGGCTGTGGGCCGTTGTGAACGAGGCGCACGGCACTGGCGCCATGGCGCGCCTTGCCGAGGTGCAGGTGGCAGGGAAGACCGGATCGGCCCAGGTGGTGAAGCAGAAGACGAGGGGGGGCTCGCTCGCCTACGAGTTCCGTGACCATGCACTTTTCGTGGCCTTTGCACCGTACCAGAACCCGGAGATCGCCGTTTCCGTGGTAGTCGAGCACGGCGAGCACGGCGGGAGCGCCGCGGCTCCGGTTGCCGGAAAAATCCTCAGGGCCTACTTCGAGAGCAAAGGGGTCATCAAGAAGCCGGTTCCTAAGCGCTCCACCGTGCCGGAAGGGGAACAGCCGGGAGAGGGGGACCAGCCGGCGCTGGAAAAGCCGGGGTCGGTCGATGCGAAGGCTCCGGCGATCAACGTACCGAAAGAGGCGCTGCCGGGGCGGTCGGTGCCTGTCGTCAAGGCGGACCAGTAG
- the nudC gene encoding NAD(+) diphosphatase — MTYPAAVNLPFNGEIISRRFTQKKPGELSDPGAGYWVILQGETLLLHGDALYCGDLPESLVPLEAPLLFGVWDDRPVRVVTVDQSAAAPEPLHAVPLIDLPDDVMSLVGLGRQILHWERMSRRCSRCGSDMERIDQTWGKQCLGCGHHHFPHIHPCIIVLVRRGDEFLLGRKPEWPEGRYSLVAGFVDFGESLEECVEREVLEEMGVRVTNVRYVGSQSWPFPTQLMTGFVAEYASGEVVVDGLELEDARWFTRESMPLLPPSRSIARWIIDHFA; from the coding sequence ATGACGTATCCAGCGGCGGTGAATCTTCCCTTCAATGGCGAAATCATAAGCAGGCGCTTTACCCAGAAAAAGCCGGGGGAATTGAGCGATCCCGGGGCGGGGTACTGGGTTATCCTGCAGGGGGAGACCCTCCTTCTCCATGGTGATGCACTCTATTGCGGGGATCTGCCGGAGTCATTGGTACCGCTTGAGGCGCCACTTCTTTTTGGGGTGTGGGACGATCGCCCGGTGCGGGTGGTCACGGTGGATCAATCGGCAGCCGCGCCGGAGCCGCTGCACGCGGTTCCCCTGATAGATCTTCCGGACGATGTAATGTCTCTCGTCGGGCTTGGCAGGCAGATCCTGCACTGGGAGCGGATGAGCCGGCGCTGCAGCCGCTGCGGAAGCGACATGGAGCGGATCGACCAGACCTGGGGGAAGCAGTGCCTCGGCTGCGGCCATCACCACTTCCCTCATATCCACCCGTGTATCATCGTTCTCGTCAGGAGAGGGGACGAGTTTCTCCTGGGGAGGAAGCCGGAGTGGCCGGAAGGGCGCTACAGCCTCGTGGCAGGCTTCGTCGATTTCGGCGAGTCGCTGGAGGAGTGCGTCGAGCGGGAGGTGCTGGAGGAGATGGGGGTGCGGGTGACCAATGTCCGCTATGTCGGTAGCCAGAGCTGGCCTTTCCCGACCCAGCTGATGACCGGGTTTGTCGCGGAATACGCATCGGGGGAGGTCGTCGTGGACGGCCTCGAACTGGAGGATGCCCGTTGGTTTACCCGGGAGTCGATGCCGCTTCTCCCTCCGTCACGAAGCATCGCACGGTGGATCATTGATCATTTCGCGTAG
- the mreD gene encoding rod shape-determining protein MreD: protein MLNKKSILKTPMARYCMVTVAFTAALILQLTVLPAYLMDPFQPNFIIILVVYLGLKRPQRFSPPAAFTLGLLQDSFSGIYLGLHAFSYLCIYFLLAKLSDRLYTDNRFLLVLTVFLATVLSGLLCLLLLAAFSVSNGIYSSILPAIIPQALVNALVASLIFYLPHGAAEEETQ from the coding sequence ATGCTGAATAAGAAGAGCATCCTGAAAACACCGATGGCGCGCTACTGCATGGTCACCGTGGCCTTCACGGCGGCGCTCATCCTGCAACTCACCGTGCTGCCGGCGTACCTCATGGACCCCTTCCAGCCGAACTTCATCATCATCCTGGTGGTGTACCTGGGGCTCAAGAGGCCGCAGCGTTTCTCCCCTCCGGCGGCCTTCACCCTCGGCCTCCTGCAGGACAGCTTCAGCGGGATCTACCTCGGCCTGCACGCCTTCTCCTATCTGTGCATCTACTTCCTGCTGGCGAAGCTCTCGGACCGTCTCTACACCGACAACCGCTTCCTCCTCGTCCTGACGGTCTTTCTGGCGACGGTCCTGAGCGGCCTCCTGTGCCTGCTCCTTTTGGCCGCCTTCTCGGTGTCGAACGGGATCTACAGCTCGATCCTTCCCGCCATCATCCCGCAGGCTCTCGTCAACGCACTGGTGGCGTCCCTTATCTTCTACCTGCCGCACGGTGCGGCAGAGGAGGAAACACAGTGA
- a CDS encoding ATP-binding protein, with the protein MSGVIDTSRLGTGNFPADAFPYLAPADSDRRKKTLHLTIDSSLSDVSLVGLAVRGICAHTPLPREAHDEMEICVVEAVTNAICHAYHCKPGFTVEATIILYDDRICFEISEYGTAMDAFRPPTLEYDPSETACLPEKGMGLFIISSIMDKVNYRSSNGRNTLSFCKYFSPESC; encoded by the coding sequence GTGAGCGGCGTCATCGACACATCAAGGCTTGGAACCGGAAACTTCCCTGCCGACGCTTTTCCCTACCTTGCCCCCGCCGACAGCGATCGAAGAAAGAAAACCCTTCACCTCACCATAGACAGCAGCCTCAGTGACGTCTCCCTCGTCGGTCTCGCCGTACGCGGCATCTGTGCCCACACCCCCTTGCCGCGTGAAGCGCACGACGAGATGGAGATATGCGTCGTGGAAGCGGTCACAAATGCCATCTGTCACGCCTACCACTGCAAGCCGGGATTCACCGTCGAGGCCACGATCATCCTGTACGACGACAGGATCTGCTTCGAGATCTCCGAATACGGCACCGCGATGGATGCCTTCCGTCCCCCCACCCTCGAATACGACCCCTCGGAGACCGCCTGCCTCCCCGAAAAGGGAATGGGACTCTTCATCATCAGCTCCATCATGGACAAGGTGAACTACCGCTCCAGCAACGGGAGAAACACCCTGTCATTCTGCAAGTATTTCTCCCCCGAAAGCTGCTGA
- the rfbA gene encoding glucose-1-phosphate thymidylyltransferase RfbA: MSGIKKGILLAGGAGSRLYPLTLVASKQLQPVYDKPMIYYPLATLMMAGIAEILIISTPQDTPRFQALLGDGSRWGIKLTYAVQPEPKGIAQAFLIGEEFINGDPVCLILGDNIFYGKMELDRLVGNFTSGAEIFGYYVQDPERYGVVEFDGDGVVLSIEEKPAHPKSNYAIPGLYLFDSKVVPIAKALKPSARGELEITDINREYQQRGELLVHKLGRGIAWLDTGTHQSLLEASHFIGTLEARQGLKIGCLEELALRMGYLDCKGMEAAIAATPPSSYREYLVRVYNEAGLCGSGPKV; this comes from the coding sequence ATGTCCGGAATCAAGAAAGGGATTCTGCTCGCCGGTGGCGCCGGGAGCAGACTCTACCCCCTGACCCTGGTAGCAAGCAAGCAGCTTCAGCCGGTCTACGACAAGCCGATGATCTACTACCCGCTGGCGACTTTAATGATGGCGGGCATAGCCGAGATCCTCATCATCTCCACCCCGCAAGATACCCCGCGCTTTCAGGCCCTTCTGGGAGATGGCTCCCGCTGGGGAATCAAGCTGACCTACGCGGTGCAGCCTGAGCCGAAAGGGATCGCGCAGGCCTTCCTCATCGGTGAGGAGTTCATCAACGGCGACCCGGTCTGCCTTATCCTCGGGGACAATATCTTCTACGGGAAGATGGAGCTGGACCGTCTGGTCGGCAACTTCACCTCCGGTGCGGAGATCTTCGGCTACTATGTGCAGGATCCGGAGCGCTACGGCGTGGTGGAGTTTGACGGCGACGGCGTCGTCCTGAGCATCGAGGAGAAGCCGGCACATCCGAAGTCCAACTACGCGATCCCCGGTCTCTACCTCTTCGACAGCAAGGTAGTGCCGATCGCGAAGGCGCTGAAGCCGTCGGCCCGCGGCGAGCTGGAGATCACGGACATAAACAGGGAATACCAGCAGCGCGGCGAGCTCCTGGTGCACAAGCTCGGCCGCGGCATCGCCTGGCTCGACACCGGCACCCACCAGAGCCTCCTTGAGGCCTCGCACTTCATCGGGACGCTGGAGGCACGGCAGGGGCTGAAGATCGGGTGCCTGGAAGAGCTTGCACTGAGGATGGGGTACCTGGACTGCAAGGGGATGGAGGCCGCGATTGCCGCCACACCCCCCTCGAGTTACCGCGAGTACCTGGTCCGGGTGTACAATGAAGCCGGCCTCTGCGGCAGCGGACCGAAGGTATAG
- a CDS encoding DEAD/DEAH box helicase — protein MALGESLNEIEKKRSSLVRHLVEMPPAAIYALADKRHLFSGFELCRRQPLSNLSWSDDGTLTVELREGAKSLHISLSFAVDTLSTSCECGLWSPSGCCSHIVATLATLKKAVTSAALPMLKLPEGYLEQIISGLYGDQGGKRALDGGAEESSLTLVLQRDRSGALDFVLSREGEPVSLSDPAVPSQIRHFFRELFNSNYRARWIEDFNARFGGRYPFAFRTDNGALVPLSMAPGSGRRIVIRLDLADDRVTVCRCFEDGSSVEKGSFANDSYHFDLRNGLIERIADAEGVSYFNRFTPLLHSVNASWLKVMEDGFALSRTAFNELRLSLSAEEKIHFLEHAVFMVRGRERRVREVSPQYRINIVEEGPSLRIVAEGVVEGIPFSLSPETFWFFTPEGRSTFPQPLKAKKRIASIIATCFAVVACHSKSERDRELRAAFDSPDFFKRGIKSEARRIVSHFWQTLNERHSLLQAADGEWLEVPVDPVLQARLLEIPCAIFGADALSQGDRVGHLVLPREEGMRQLSRLRRDCAAAGFDLYFQGEPLETVSWSFTVDATHSSIDWFELRPEIRYEGEVIAEQELLEAVQAGGLFRRNGALFLLDDDTTRALALFAAGGKRQVVRIPRLQILDWIVLRKNGVRVILSEADEKIIESLTNFERIEQRTPPAGLTSKLRRYQHEGLNWLAFLYEHRFGACLADDMGLGKTIQAIAFLAAIKEGEIASDLSSPLPHLIVVPPSLIFNWESEIERFYPGLKVLVYRGQGRRAHFEGVDLVLTSYGVVQRDIEELSELRFHVIVFDEAQAVKNIHAETTGAVRRLKGRFKVALTGTPVENHLGEFYSVIDLAVPGLLGPFEPFRRGMAKEGDEFLETLIRRTRPFVLRRSKDMIADELPPKVETDIYLEMTPRQKALYVRTVAHVKATVEEAYRLNSAAQARIISLTAILKLRQICLSTKLLLPEGRDSAPKVEFLIEQLDELFDEGHSVLVFSQFTSFLDIVQDALTAHGTRFSRLDGSTPVSRRKALVEGFQESSEPSVFLLSLKAGGRGLNLTKASYVFHLDPWWNPAVENQASDRAHRIGQKNQVSITRLLMRHTIEEKMMELKKRKLKLYRALLEDSDGDSGVPIGKEDFEFLLSS, from the coding sequence GTGGCGCTGGGGGAGAGCCTGAACGAGATAGAGAAAAAGAGATCGTCGCTGGTGCGGCACCTTGTCGAAATGCCTCCTGCCGCCATATATGCACTGGCGGACAAGAGACATCTCTTTTCCGGATTCGAGCTCTGCAGACGCCAACCCCTTTCCAATCTTTCCTGGAGCGATGACGGTACCCTCACCGTCGAGCTGCGGGAAGGAGCAAAATCCCTTCACATCTCCCTTTCCTTCGCCGTCGACACCCTCTCCACCTCCTGCGAGTGCGGGCTCTGGAGTCCGAGCGGCTGCTGCTCCCACATCGTGGCGACCCTCGCCACACTGAAAAAGGCCGTCACCTCTGCGGCTCTCCCGATGCTGAAACTCCCCGAGGGGTACCTGGAACAGATCATCTCTGGGCTGTACGGCGACCAGGGGGGGAAACGTGCCCTCGATGGCGGGGCGGAAGAGAGCTCCCTGACCCTCGTGCTGCAGCGCGACCGATCCGGCGCCCTCGATTTCGTCCTCTCCAGGGAGGGCGAACCGGTCAGCCTCTCAGACCCCGCTGTCCCTTCGCAGATCCGCCACTTTTTCCGCGAACTCTTCAACTCCAACTACAGGGCGCGCTGGATCGAGGACTTCAATGCCCGCTTCGGGGGAAGGTATCCCTTCGCCTTCCGCACCGACAACGGCGCACTCGTTCCTCTGTCGATGGCTCCCGGTTCCGGCCGGCGCATCGTGATCCGTCTCGACCTGGCCGATGACAGGGTCACCGTCTGCCGCTGCTTCGAGGATGGGAGCTCGGTGGAGAAAGGATCCTTCGCCAACGATTCCTACCACTTCGATCTTCGCAATGGTCTCATCGAGCGGATAGCTGATGCGGAGGGGGTGAGCTATTTCAACCGGTTCACCCCTCTGCTGCACAGCGTGAACGCGTCGTGGCTGAAGGTCATGGAGGACGGCTTCGCTCTATCGCGTACCGCCTTCAACGAGCTGAGGCTCTCCCTCTCGGCGGAGGAGAAGATCCATTTCCTGGAGCACGCGGTCTTCATGGTGCGCGGTCGCGAGAGGCGGGTGCGTGAAGTGTCGCCGCAGTACCGGATAAATATCGTGGAAGAGGGCCCTTCCCTGCGCATCGTCGCCGAGGGTGTGGTGGAGGGGATCCCTTTTTCTCTCTCCCCGGAGACCTTCTGGTTTTTCACCCCCGAGGGGCGCAGCACTTTTCCGCAACCGCTGAAGGCCAAAAAAAGGATCGCGTCGATCATCGCTACCTGCTTCGCCGTGGTCGCCTGCCATAGCAAATCTGAACGGGACAGGGAACTGCGCGCCGCGTTCGACTCGCCGGATTTTTTCAAGAGGGGGATCAAGAGCGAAGCTCGCCGCATCGTGAGCCATTTCTGGCAGACACTGAACGAGCGGCACTCCCTCCTGCAGGCGGCGGACGGGGAGTGGCTCGAGGTCCCGGTCGATCCGGTACTCCAGGCGCGCCTGCTGGAGATACCGTGCGCCATCTTCGGCGCCGATGCCCTGTCGCAGGGGGATCGTGTCGGGCACCTCGTCCTCCCTCGCGAGGAGGGGATGCGGCAGCTCTCCCGGTTGCGCCGCGACTGTGCCGCCGCCGGCTTCGATCTCTACTTCCAGGGGGAGCCGCTGGAGACGGTCAGCTGGTCCTTCACCGTCGATGCTACCCATTCTTCCATCGACTGGTTCGAACTGCGCCCCGAAATCCGCTACGAGGGAGAGGTGATCGCCGAGCAGGAGCTCCTCGAGGCGGTGCAGGCGGGGGGGCTTTTCCGGCGAAACGGCGCGCTCTTTCTTCTGGACGACGATACTACCCGCGCGCTGGCCCTCTTCGCCGCGGGGGGAAAGCGGCAGGTGGTGCGCATCCCGCGCCTGCAGATTCTCGACTGGATCGTCCTGCGCAAAAACGGCGTGCGGGTGATCCTCTCGGAAGCGGATGAAAAAATCATCGAAAGCCTCACCAACTTTGAGCGGATCGAGCAGCGCACCCCGCCGGCGGGGCTGACGAGCAAGCTGCGGCGCTACCAGCACGAGGGGCTCAACTGGCTCGCGTTCCTCTACGAGCACCGCTTCGGCGCCTGCCTTGCCGACGACATGGGTCTGGGGAAGACGATACAAGCGATCGCCTTTCTCGCCGCCATAAAGGAGGGTGAGATCGCCAGCGACCTGTCCTCCCCGCTGCCGCACCTCATCGTCGTCCCCCCGAGCCTCATCTTCAACTGGGAGAGCGAGATCGAGCGGTTCTACCCGGGGCTCAAGGTCCTCGTCTACCGCGGGCAGGGGCGCCGGGCTCACTTCGAGGGTGTGGATCTCGTCCTCACCAGCTATGGCGTGGTGCAGCGGGATATCGAGGAGCTCTCAGAGCTTCGCTTCCATGTCATCGTCTTTGACGAGGCGCAGGCGGTGAAGAACATCCATGCGGAGACGACCGGGGCCGTGAGGCGGCTGAAGGGGAGATTCAAGGTAGCCCTCACCGGAACGCCGGTGGAAAATCACCTCGGTGAGTTCTACTCGGTCATAGACCTTGCTGTGCCGGGGCTTCTCGGTCCGTTCGAGCCGTTTCGCCGGGGAATGGCGAAGGAGGGGGATGAATTTCTCGAAACCCTTATCCGGCGCACCCGCCCCTTCGTGTTGCGCAGGAGCAAGGACATGATCGCCGACGAGCTCCCGCCGAAGGTGGAGACCGATATCTACCTGGAGATGACGCCGCGCCAGAAGGCGCTGTACGTGCGGACGGTGGCCCATGTGAAGGCGACGGTGGAGGAGGCGTACCGCCTGAACTCGGCGGCGCAGGCCCGCATCATCTCCCTGACGGCGATCCTGAAGCTCCGCCAGATCTGCCTCTCCACAAAGCTGCTCCTGCCGGAGGGGCGCGACAGTGCGCCGAAGGTGGAGTTTCTGATCGAGCAGCTGGACGAGCTCTTCGACGAAGGGCACAGCGTTCTCGTCTTCTCCCAGTTCACCTCTTTTCTCGACATAGTGCAGGATGCCCTTACCGCGCACGGGACGCGCTTCTCGCGCCTGGACGGCTCCACGCCGGTGTCGCGGCGCAAGGCACTCGTGGAGGGATTCCAGGAGTCGAGCGAGCCGTCTGTATTCCTGCTCAGCCTGAAGGCGGGGGGGAGGGGGCTCAATCTGACGAAGGCGTCGTACGTCTTTCACCTCGACCCGTGGTGGAACCCGGCGGTGGAGAACCAGGCTTCCGACCGGGCGCACCGTATCGGGCAGAAGAACCAGGTGAGCATCACCCGGCTCCTGATGCGCCACACGATCGAGGAGAAGATGATGGAGTTGAAGAAAAGGAAGCTGAAGCTGTACCGGGCGCTGCTGGAGGACTCGGACGGCGACAGCGGCGTCCCCATCGGGAAGGAGGACTTCGAGTTTCTGTTGAGCTCGTAG
- a CDS encoding phosphatase PAP2 family protein: MRRVCCVVIAAVVLCSASLTPASAASHHEVLAGDVLLAVVPAAAIGIAFYKDDVEGEKQWLRNMVANQALTSVLRLGFNQTGLGERPNGHPYGFPSGHIAFAGAGASFLQERYGWSYGVPAWLATGYIAYVRVDNNKHHWYDVVAAAGLAYGVGKLFVTPENATHVAPVIGPEFIGLRLQRSW; encoded by the coding sequence ATGCGTAGGGTTTGTTGCGTTGTCATTGCTGCCGTTGTCCTCTGCTCCGCCTCACTTACTCCGGCTTCCGCTGCGAGCCATCATGAAGTGCTGGCTGGCGATGTCCTCCTTGCCGTCGTTCCGGCCGCTGCCATCGGGATCGCCTTCTACAAGGATGACGTCGAAGGGGAAAAGCAGTGGCTGCGAAACATGGTGGCAAATCAGGCTCTCACTTCCGTTCTCAGGCTCGGGTTCAACCAGACCGGGCTCGGTGAGCGCCCGAACGGCCACCCGTATGGCTTTCCCTCCGGCCACATTGCCTTTGCAGGGGCGGGTGCCTCGTTCCTGCAAGAGCGCTACGGATGGAGCTACGGGGTCCCGGCCTGGCTCGCCACGGGGTACATCGCCTACGTGCGTGTGGACAACAACAAGCATCACTGGTATGACGTCGTCGCTGCCGCAGGGCTTGCCTACGGTGTGGGGAAGCTGTTCGTGACGCCGGAAAACGCGACCCACGTTGCACCTGTGATAGGGCCGGAGTTCATCGGGCTGCGCCTGCAGCGATCGTGGTGA
- the mreC gene encoding rod shape-determining protein MreC, producing MRELFTRFRRHLVAALFLLVAFLTYALNLKNRDHANPLERGVLGLVSPLAAGSAALSRVTGGVWDDYVNLVDVRRENQLLKANLKRLNEQVVAAREATAANARLKELLGLKTSLNIPSVAVSVIGEDSSAWFKTLVVDRGSLDGLVEGMPVVASGGVVGRLVKVGPASSRVLLLTDHASAIAAVIQRSRARGVVRGTGGGRCSMEFTVRDEDVKLGDSVVTSGIGGVFPPGLPLGEVTMVKKGEYGVFQTIEVQPKVNIARIEEMLVLLRPPNAE from the coding sequence ATGCGAGAGCTGTTCACCCGATTCAGACGACATCTGGTCGCCGCCCTGTTCCTCCTGGTGGCTTTCCTCACTTACGCCCTCAATCTGAAGAACCGGGATCACGCCAATCCCCTCGAGCGCGGGGTGCTCGGCCTCGTGTCGCCGCTGGCGGCGGGGAGCGCCGCGCTGAGCCGCGTGACGGGCGGGGTGTGGGACGACTACGTGAACCTCGTGGACGTCAGGCGCGAGAACCAGCTCCTCAAGGCGAACCTGAAGCGGCTGAACGAGCAGGTGGTGGCGGCGCGGGAGGCGACGGCGGCGAACGCCCGCCTGAAGGAACTCCTGGGGCTGAAGACCTCCCTCAACATCCCTTCCGTCGCCGTCTCCGTCATCGGCGAGGACAGCTCCGCCTGGTTCAAAACGCTCGTAGTCGACCGCGGCTCCCTGGACGGGCTCGTCGAGGGGATGCCGGTCGTTGCCTCCGGCGGCGTCGTCGGGAGACTGGTGAAGGTCGGGCCGGCGAGCTCGCGCGTCCTTCTTCTTACCGATCACGCGAGCGCCATCGCCGCCGTCATCCAGCGCTCCCGCGCCCGCGGCGTCGTGCGCGGCACCGGGGGGGGACGCTGCTCCATGGAATTTACGGTGCGCGACGAGGACGTGAAACTCGGCGACAGCGTCGTCACCTCCGGCATCGGCGGGGTATTCCCCCCGGGGCTCCCCCTCGGGGAGGTCACCATGGTGAAGAAGGGGGAGTACGGGGTATTCCAGACCATCGAGGTGCAACCGAAGGTCAACATCGCACGGATCGAGGAGATGCTGGTGCTGCTCAGGCCCCCTAATGCTGAATAA
- the sfsA gene encoding DNA/RNA nuclease SfsA, whose translation MILPHPLLQGTLIRRYQRFLADVQLDSGEVVTAHCANTGSMMGCALPGSRVLLSVSTSAKRRYPHSWELVEADGCWVGINTSLPNRLVREAIEEGVIAELCGYETIRCEVPYGAASRVDLLLCGSRGVCYVEVKNVTLVRERVALFPDAVTTRGQRHLQELMETVRLGHRAANVFVVQREDADSFSPAAAIDPEYALLLRVAADSGVELLAYQALVTPGEIRLVRSLPVSL comes from the coding sequence ATGATTCTGCCTCACCCCCTCCTTCAAGGAACCCTGATACGCCGCTACCAGCGTTTTCTCGCCGACGTCCAGCTGGACTCCGGCGAAGTCGTCACCGCCCACTGCGCCAATACCGGCTCGATGATGGGGTGCGCCCTCCCCGGCAGCCGCGTCCTCCTTTCGGTAAGCACCAGCGCCAAACGCCGCTACCCCCACAGCTGGGAACTGGTCGAGGCGGACGGGTGCTGGGTGGGGATCAACACGTCACTCCCCAACAGGCTCGTGCGGGAAGCCATCGAAGAGGGTGTCATCGCAGAGCTCTGCGGGTATGAAACGATTCGCTGCGAGGTCCCTTACGGCGCGGCGAGCAGGGTGGACCTCCTCCTCTGCGGGAGCCGGGGGGTGTGCTACGTGGAGGTGAAGAACGTGACCCTGGTGCGGGAGCGGGTGGCGCTTTTTCCCGACGCGGTAACGACTCGGGGGCAGCGCCACCTGCAGGAACTGATGGAGACGGTGCGACTCGGGCACCGCGCCGCCAACGTCTTCGTGGTGCAGCGTGAGGATGCCGACAGCTTCTCCCCGGCAGCAGCGATAGACCCTGAATACGCCCTCCTCCTGCGCGTCGCGGCGGACTCCGGTGTGGAGCTCTTGGCGTACCAGGCGCTGGTGACCCCGGGGGAAATCCGGCTGGTGCGAAGTCTTCCGGTTTCGCTGTAA